A genomic stretch from Gemmatimonadota bacterium includes:
- a CDS encoding S9 family peptidase yields MPAFASTRRLRALLVGLSVLGTAKALAQRPQPFSAEDLHLLRAVSDVQLSPNGLQALITVTNSNSAGRPTSEVRLVTLASGASAPIGRDGAGVSAARWAPKGDRIAYLGREGTRYGVVVANADGSSAHLVADVTSTNHPLPTSGERLSWSPDGTQIAFISATPGPEVDASGDPMVITRYLYKPTAGEGLSRFNDNRRLHIFVANVNTNAVRQLTTGNYYEHSIDWSPRGDEILFVSNREKDPDRFFNYDVLAVRVADGTTRRITSTKSAEYAPAWSPDGSWIAFQGTKRDLTSSETTMEDTHSWVMRADGSARREVATLDNRQGAPQWASDGSALYFSAQEHGNVHLYRQAVSGTAAQLVVGGTGTLGSWSVAPDGAVAYAFSTPANPSELYWRDARGTTRRVTALSDSLLAQRRIAGVDSFTVRSVKDRPVQSFLTRPLELTAGKAPLIVLMHGGPHGQQGAAFNSSAQIYASHGFGVLMVNYRGSTGYGQAHADAIFGDQDGAEAEDVLVALDSAIAKYPWIDASRLGVEGGSYGGQLTNWLVTRTDRFQAAIPRAGISNLITQNYLSYYHDYLAVEFGKFPHEGALMDTLWARSPLRYVSRVHTPVLFIHGENDNDVPIAEAEQFYVALRDVGVETQMLRYPREGHGLRETKHVIDAMQRSITWYDRWFTKPKA; encoded by the coding sequence ATGCCCGCCTTTGCCTCCACACGTCGCCTCCGAGCCCTGCTCGTCGGCCTTTCCGTCCTCGGCACCGCCAAAGCCTTGGCGCAGCGACCGCAGCCATTCTCCGCTGAAGATCTGCACCTGCTGAGGGCCGTGAGCGACGTCCAGCTTTCGCCAAATGGCCTGCAAGCACTGATCACCGTGACCAACTCCAACAGTGCCGGCCGCCCGACGTCGGAGGTGCGCCTCGTCACACTCGCGAGCGGCGCCTCGGCCCCTATTGGGCGAGATGGCGCCGGGGTGTCTGCTGCCCGTTGGGCACCCAAAGGCGACCGGATCGCCTACCTCGGCCGCGAGGGAACCCGCTACGGGGTGGTGGTCGCGAATGCAGATGGGAGCAGCGCGCATCTCGTCGCCGACGTGACGAGTACCAACCATCCGCTCCCCACCAGCGGCGAGCGCTTGAGCTGGTCACCCGATGGCACCCAGATCGCGTTCATCTCGGCCACACCGGGCCCGGAGGTCGACGCCAGCGGCGACCCCATGGTGATCACACGCTACCTCTACAAACCGACCGCCGGCGAAGGGCTCAGTCGGTTCAACGACAACCGGCGGCTACACATTTTTGTCGCCAACGTCAACACCAACGCGGTGCGCCAGCTCACCACGGGCAACTACTACGAGCACTCCATCGACTGGTCCCCGCGTGGCGACGAAATCCTCTTCGTGTCCAATCGCGAGAAAGATCCGGACCGGTTCTTCAACTATGATGTGCTCGCGGTCCGAGTGGCCGACGGCACCACACGCCGCATCACGAGCACCAAAAGCGCCGAGTATGCGCCGGCCTGGTCGCCAGACGGAAGCTGGATCGCTTTCCAAGGCACCAAGCGCGATCTCACCTCCTCCGAAACAACCATGGAGGACACGCACAGCTGGGTGATGCGCGCCGACGGCTCCGCACGACGCGAAGTTGCAACGCTCGACAACCGGCAGGGCGCGCCGCAGTGGGCCTCCGATGGTTCGGCGCTGTATTTCTCCGCGCAGGAGCACGGCAACGTGCATTTGTACCGGCAAGCCGTAAGCGGCACCGCAGCCCAACTCGTCGTTGGCGGCACGGGCACGCTGGGATCGTGGTCGGTGGCACCGGACGGCGCGGTGGCGTATGCCTTTTCGACTCCAGCAAACCCGAGCGAACTCTATTGGCGCGATGCGCGCGGCACCACGCGGCGCGTGACCGCGCTGAGCGATAGCCTGCTCGCTCAGCGACGCATCGCGGGGGTGGATTCGTTTACCGTCCGCAGCGTCAAAGACCGCCCCGTACAATCATTTCTCACGCGCCCACTGGAGCTGACGGCGGGCAAGGCGCCGTTGATTGTGCTCATGCACGGCGGCCCGCACGGTCAGCAGGGCGCGGCGTTCAACTCGTCGGCGCAGATCTACGCCTCACATGGCTTTGGCGTGCTGATGGTGAACTACCGCGGCTCCACCGGCTATGGACAGGCGCACGCGGACGCGATCTTCGGCGACCAAGACGGCGCCGAAGCCGAAGACGTGCTCGTCGCACTCGATTCGGCGATCGCGAAGTATCCGTGGATTGATGCGTCGCGGCTTGGCGTGGAGGGCGGCAGCTATGGCGGGCAGCTCACCAACTGGCTCGTCACGCGCACCGATCGCTTTCAGGCGGCCATTCCGCGCGCCGGCATCAGCAACCTTATCACGCAAAATTATCTCTCGTACTATCACGACTACTTAGCCGTGGAGTTTGGCAAGTTCCCGCACGAGGGCGCCTTGATGGACACGCTCTGGGCCCGCTCGCCACTGCGGTATGTGTCGCGCGTGCATACGCCCGTGCTCTTTATTCACGGCGAAAACGACAACGACGTGCCGATCGCCGAAGCCGAGCAGTTCTACGTGGCGCTCCGCGACGTGGGGGTGGAGACGCAGATGCTGCGGTACCCGCGCGAAGGGCACGGACTGCGCGAGACCAAGCACGTGATTGACGCCATGCAGCGTTCCATCACGTGGTATGATCGCTGGTTCACCAAACCCAAGGCGTAG
- the efp gene encoding elongation factor P, translating into MAMPATQIRRGMVLVFEGDPCRVIEFRHHTPGNLRAMVQAKLKNLRSGSNFEHRFRAADSIEKADMETHELEFMYKGGETYHFMNTENYEQLEMDDEMLGDNAQWMQANMKILAEYYDGRPIGIQLPQYLVLEIVDTSPVMKTATKTASSKPAVLSNGVTVNVPEFVATGERVRVNPNTGEYLDRAKD; encoded by the coding sequence ATGGCGATGCCAGCCACCCAGATCCGCCGCGGTATGGTCCTCGTGTTCGAGGGCGATCCGTGCCGTGTGATCGAGTTCCGTCACCACACGCCCGGCAACCTCCGCGCAATGGTGCAGGCCAAGCTCAAGAACCTCCGGAGCGGCTCGAACTTTGAGCACCGGTTCCGCGCTGCCGACTCCATTGAGAAGGCGGACATGGAAACGCATGAGCTCGAGTTCATGTACAAGGGTGGCGAGACCTACCACTTCATGAATACCGAGAACTATGAGCAGCTCGAGATGGACGACGAGATGCTTGGCGACAATGCGCAGTGGATGCAGGCGAACATGAAGATTCTCGCCGAGTATTACGACGGGCGTCCGATCGGCATTCAGCTCCCGCAGTATCTGGTGCTCGAGATTGTGGACACCAGCCCGGTCATGAAGACGGCGACCAAGACGGCGAGCTCCAAGCCGGCGGTGCTGTCGAACGGGGTGACGGTGAACGTTCCCGAGTTCGTGGCGACGGGCGAACGGGTGCGTGTAAACCCGAATACTGGCGAGTATTTGGATCGCGCCAAGGACTGA